The following are encoded in a window of Calonectris borealis chromosome 17, bCalBor7.hap1.2, whole genome shotgun sequence genomic DNA:
- the SALL4 gene encoding sal-like protein 4, with protein sequence MSRRKQAKPQHINSEEQPPDAASGSPQDVPGDGDGEMSSKRCRTEETKICEKCCAEFFDLSEFLEHKKNCTKNPLVLIMNDSEGTVPPESFSEASLGSFPSDRMDSRTRKDVQAKGCTGSMEKREGKMDAESVGGMYLKIEPPVTPAAPGLSYLPKSKVPNTNVTLQTIRGTKVAVNQRTSDAISSSAASFNAIPMILEQLVCLQQQQLQQIQLTEQIRIQIAMMAPHALHPSIAAATDPLKALGAHMSQQLSAAVALIGQKAGSQSLSLESLKQGKLPHSNTGVAAAGSLAAGLSSSFPLKPEASRSLPGSISRFPNPLLPQSSNSVIFQNPLSAVSSVIDSSKKGKGKPPNISVSESKPNAEEPFFKHKCKFCGKVFGNDSALQIHLRSHTGERPYKCNICGNRFTTKGNLKVHFQRHKDKYPHIKMNPYPVPEHLDNVPTSTGIPYGMSVPLDESNLIVDSKPLLTTLPTSAATSAPQTISNLAGIKESLPGTFSSDPQSRPSPESEGGSSSSGAVGHESGTEQSLSSPQATCSVSIFHVSGSNEQGSETSKLQQLVENIDKSTADPNECLICHRVLSCQSSLKMHYRTHTGERPFKCKICGRAFSTKGNLKTHYGVHRANTPLKMQHSCPICQKKFTNAVVLQQHIRMHMGGQIPNTPMPENTCDNTDVDPTVAEKNGDISRPAETVESIEMEEDLDSQDGPKSSSKPPTPYDAQSESPATAATFSGIAALENQMKIVNSALNLQRQSSLKSSDNGSAESDGMTNDSSSVAGDPDYQNGRSPAASESASLQALSPANSQAESIRSKSPSFNNQEDTGTGNKSEGPENASAEMEGVVGALDLTYGNIGRKVIKEEPGLHFANGEYGRSSIPTAFVRAPPALIKMEMPSERPISTSHFIGPPALSPGVAPLLVPRPKFCRPAKQHICTTCGKNFSSASALQIHERTHTGEKPFACTICGRAFTTKGNLKVHVGTHMWNNSARRGRRLSIDNPMALLGNDPKKVSEMFPKDIMPPSVSIDPTVWNQYAAVLSNGIAMKTNEISVIQSGGLPTLPVTIGGGSAINTATVSKIDGTQSGTGSDTEKASGAAADNVPKHQFPHFMEENKIAVS encoded by the exons ggaGTCCACAAGACGTCCCAGGTGACGGAGATGGTGAAATGAGTTCCAAAAGGTGTCGCACGGAGGAAACTAAAATCTGTGAGAAATGCTGTGCAGAATTCTTTGATCTCTCTGAATTCCTTGAGCATAAGAAAAATTGCACTAAAAATCCACTTGTTCTAATCATGAATGACAGTGAAGGAACAGTACCCCCTGAAAGCTTCTCTGAAGCTTCTCTAGGGAGCTTTCCAAGTGATCGAATGGATAGCAGGACACGCAAGGACGTTCAGGCAAAGGGCTGCACTGGTTCTatggaaaagagagaaggaaaaatggatgCTGAGTCGGTAGGAGGAATGTACCTTAAAATAGAACCCCCTGTCACGCCTGCGGCTCCTGGGCTAAGCTATCTACCAAAATCCAAAGTACCAAACACTAATGTGACTTTGCAGACGATACGCGGCACTAAAGTGGCTGTGAACCAGCGGACCTCCGATGCCATCTCTTCTTCAGCAGCCAGTTTTAATGCGATCCCCATGATCCTGGAGCAGCTCGtgtgtttgcagcagcagcaactcCAGCAAATTCAGTTGACGGAGCAAATTCGCATTCAGATTGCCATGATGGCTCCCCATGCCCTGCACCCTTCTATAGCAGCTGCTACTGATCCACTAAAAGCTCTGGGCGCTCACATGTCTCAGCAGCTGTCGGCTGCTGTTGCATTAATCGGACAAAAAGCTGGAAGCCAGAGCCTATCACTGGAATCCTTGAAGCAAGGAAAACTACCTCATTCTAACACTGGTGTTGCGGCTGCCGGCTCGCTGGCTGCTgggctttcctcctccttccccttgaagCCGGAGGCAAGCAGAAGCCTCCCCGGCTCCATTTCTCGGTTCCCAAATCCTTTGCTACCTCAGTCCTCCAACTCCGTCATCTTCCAAAATCCGCTTTCGGCCGTTTCTTCTGTAATAGATTCCTcaaagaaggggaagggaaaaccTCCCAACATTAGCGTGTCTGAAAGCAAACCGAACGCAGAAGAGCCATTCTTCAAACACAAGTGTAAATTCTGCGGCAAGGTCTTCGGCAACGACAGTGCCCTGCAGATTCACCTCCGTTCCCACACCGGTGAAAGACCCTACAAGTGTAACATTTGTGGTAACCGCTTTACAACCAAAGGAAACCTTAAAGTGCATTTTCAGCGTCACAAAGACAAATACCCCCACATAAAGATGAATCCTTACCCGGTTCCTGAGCACCTGGACAATGTTCCCACTAGCACTGGAATCCCATATGGGATGTCTGTGCCACTGGATGAGTCTAACCTAATTGTGGATAGCAAACCTCTCCTAACAACTCTGCCTACCTCTGCGGCCACCAGTGCACCTCAGACCATCTCCAACCTAGCAGGCATTAAGGAGTCTCTGCCTGGTACCTTTTCAAGTGACCCGCAGTCAAGGCCTTCTCCAGAAAGTGAGGGTGGCTCCTCCTCATCAGGGGCAGTCGGTCATGAATCGGGAACAGAGCAGAGCTTGAGTTCACCACAAGCTACCTGCAGCGTGAGCATCTTCCACGTAAGTGGGTCAAACGAGCAAGGCTCAGAAACATCGAAGCTTCAGCAGCTGGTTGAAAATATCGACAAATCAACTGCTGACCCCAACGAGTGCCTGATCTGTCACAGAGTGCTGAGCTGCCAGAGCTCACTCAAAATGCATTATCGTACTCACACTGGAGAGAGGCCATTCAAGTGTAAAATCTGTGGCCGTGCCTTCTCCACTAAAGGGAACCTTAAAACTCATTATGGTGTCCACCGGGCCAATACTCCTTTGAAGATGCAACATTCGTGTCCTATTTGCCAGAAGAAGTTTACAAATGCAGTTGTGTTGCAGCAGCACATCCGCATGCATATGGGGGGACAAATACCCAATACACCAATGCCGGAAAACACCTGCGACAATACTGATGTGGATCCTACTGTGGCTGAGAAGAACGGAGACATCAGTCGCCCGGCCGAGACGGTGGAAAGCATAGAGATGGAAGAGGACCTGGACTCTCAGGATGGCCCTAAGAGTTCTTCAAAACCTCCTACTCCGTATGATGCACAATCAGAATCGCCAGCCACGGCAGCCACCTTCTCTggtattgcagcactggagaaTCAAATGAAGATCGTCAACTCTGCTTTGAACTTGCAGCGGCAAAGCAGCTTGAAGTCTAGTGACAATGGCTCAGCAGAAAGTGATGGCATGACAAATGATTCGTCTTCTGTGGCAGGAGATCCAGATTATCAGAATGGCAGGAGTCCTGCTGCCTCCGAGTCTGCATCGCTCCAGGCTCTGTCCCCAGCCAACAGCCAAGCTGAGAGCATAAGGTCCAAGTCACCTAGCTTCAACAATCAAGAAGATACAGGCACGGGAAATAAATCAGAGGGTCCTGAGAACGCTTCTGCAGAAATGGAAGGGGTCGTCGGTGCTTTGGATTTAACTTACGGCAATATTGGTCGAAAGGTCATTAAAGAAGAACCTGGGTTACACTTTGCAAATGGAGAATATG gTCGAAGTAGTATTCCAACTGCTTTTGTTAGAGCCCCACCAGCCCTCATAAAAATGGAGATGCCCAGCGAGCGTCCCATTAGCACTAGCCATTTCATTGGCCCACCAGCTCTCTCCCCTGGTGTCGCCCCTCTCCTCGTGCCACGACCGAAATTCTGCCGTCCCGCCAAACAGCACATCTGCACTACGTGTGGGAAGAACTTCTCCTCTGCCAGCGCCCTTCAGATTCATGAACGGACCCATACTGGTGAAAAGCCATTTGCCTGCACCATCTGTGGGAGAGCCTTTACAACAAAAGGAAACCTGAAG gTCCATGTAGGAACTCACATGTGGAATAACTCTGCCAGGCGGGGAAGAAGGCTTTCGATTGATAACCCCATGGCTCTGCTGGGGAATGATCCCAAGAAGGTATCTGAAATGTTTCCAAAGGATATAATGCCTCCTTCAGTGAGCATTGACCCCACAGTATGGAATCAGTATGCAGCGGTACTCAGCAACGGCATAGCAATGAAGACTAACGAGATCTCGGTGATCCAGAGCGGTGGCTTACCTACCCTTCCAGTCACCATTGGGGGTGGTTCGGCAATAAATACTGCTACGGTCTCCAAAATAGATGGGACCCAGTCTGGGACTGGTTCTGATACAGAGAAGGCCAGTGGTGCTGCTGCAGACAATGTGCCAAAACACCAGTTCCCTCACTTCATGGAGGAGAACAAAATTGCTGTTAGTTAA